A window of Marinobacter sp. es.042 genomic DNA:
CGCCGCACCGGACACTTCCAATCGCTTGCCGTCGAGTTCGAAGCGATCCTCAACCGTCGCTTTTTGCCCAGGCGCCACAGGTTGCCCGTTGACCAGCAGGCGGCCGGCTTCCATACAGCCTTCAATTTCCCGGCGCGAACCGATGCCCGCGCGGGCGAGCAATTTCTGAATACGCTCTGGCCCACCCTGGCTCGCGTTGTCCTTGGCTGGTCTGGCTGGTTTGTTGGGGCGTTCTGCCGCCATGAAATCAATCCTTAGTATCTGACTGACACCCGAATGGCGTCAGTGAAGTGTCTGGCTCGAAGATTCGTCGTCGTTCTCGGCAGTCGTTGATTCAAACTCGATCTCCGCCTGCATGTTCTTTTCAATTTCCCGGCCGATCTCTTCTAGATCGCGGACTTCATTCAGGGGCGGCATCTGATCCAGGCCCGTGAGGTTAAAGTAGTCCAGAAACTGTTTCGTAGTCGCATACATGGCCGGACGGCCGGGAACATCCCGATGCCCAACGACGCGAACCCACTCTCGCTCAAGCAGGGTGCGAATGATATTGCTGCTTACCGTAACACCCCGAATATCCTCGATTTCACCCCGGGTGATGGGCTGCCGATAGGCGATCAATGCCAGGGTTTCAAGCAACGCCCGGGAATAGCGCTGGGGCTTTTCCTCAAACAAACGCCCTACCCAGGGGGCGAATTCTTCGCGTACCTGAATACGGTAGCCGCTGGCAACCTTCTTCAATTCAAAACCGCGCCCTTCGCAAGCCGCTTCCAGAAGTACCATGACATGCTCCATCACCTGGCGTGCGGGGCGCTCCTCTTCACTGAACAGGTCCCGGAGCTGGTCGAGAGACAAGGGTTTGCCCGCAGCCAGCAGAGCCGCTTCGGCAATCGCCTGTATTCTCAGCAGGTGTTCTTCGTTCATGGTGTCTGATCCGTATTTCCGTGCTTTGAACGTTGGGAGGCCCTAGCTGGCTGCCCTGGCTCGAACATGAATCGGGCCCAGGACCTCGGCCTGGACAACCTCGATCAGCTGCTCTTTGACCAGCTCAAGTGTGGCCAGGAAGGTCACCACGACGCCGAGCCGACCCTCTTCAATCGTAAACAGGCTTTCGAATGTCACAAAATGATCATCCTGAAGCACCGACAGGATTGCGGACATGCGCTCCCGGGTCGAAAGCCTTTCCCGTTCAACATGGTGACTGGTAAACAGGTCTGCCCGCTGAAGAACGCCTTGCAGAGCCAACAGCATTTCCCGCAAGTCTACATCCGGATGGGGCTGACTGGAGGGCATCTTCGGCAGCGCGGCGGAGGCGGCAAAGGTATCGCGCTCCAGGCGCGGTAATTCATCAATGTCCTCAGCAGCCTGCTTGAACCGCTCGTATTGCTGAAGCCGGCGAATCAGTTCGGCCCGGGGATCAACCTCTTCCTCATCGTCGCTTTCCTGTCGAGGCAACAGCATCCTCGATTTGATCTCCGCCAATGTGGCGGCCATCACCAGGTATTCCGCAGCCAGCTCGAACCGCATGGCCTCCACGGCACCGATATAATCCATGTATTGCCGGGTAATTTCGCTGACGTCGATGTCCAGAATGTTCATGTTCTGGCGACGGATGAGATACAGCAGAAGATCCAGCGGCCCTTCGAACGCCTCAAGGAAGACGGCAAGGGCGTCCGGCGGGATGTACAGGTCCTTGGGGAGATCCACCACCGGCTTGCCGGACACCCGCGCCAGGGGCGACTGCTCCGGTGCAGCGTCCTGGGCTTCGGGGGAGGCCTGATCGGTGGATTCTTCAGTCATAACCTTTCACTCCGGGTCGGCGCACTGGCTGTATGCAGGCGGCACCGACGCCTGCGGATTCAGCGGTAATGAAGCCCCATGGCGGCCCGGACTTCCTCCAGGGTGTCGCGGGCGGCATCGCGGGCGTGCTCGCGACCTTCCTGGAGAATGGAATGAACCAGATCCGGATTGCCCTCATACTCCCTCGCGCGTTCGTGGAGCGGACGCTGCTCCTCGACAATCGCGTCAATCAACGGCTTCTTGCAATCCAGGCAACCAATGCCCGCACTGCGACAACCGGTCTGCACCCACTCCTGAGTGTCAGCATCGGAATAGATCTTGTGCATTCCCCACACCGGGCACTTCTCGGGTTCTCCCGGGTCGGTTCGACGGACCCGCTGGGGATCGGTCTGCATGGTGCGAACCTTCTGGGCAACGCTGTCCGGCTCTTCCCGGAGACCGATATAGTTGTCGTAGGACTTGGACATTTTCTGCCCATCCAGCCCTGGCAACTTGGATTCCGGCGTCAGCAGCGGTTGGGGCTCCGGCAAAATCACCTTGCCGCCGCCTTCAATGTAACCGTAAAGACGCTCACGATCGCCCAGGGAGATATTCTGTTGCTCTTTCAGCAGAGCACGGGCCGTTTCCAGGGCGTCCATATCGCCCTCTTCCTGGTAACGCCTCTTGAGATTGCGATAGAGCTTGGCGTTTTTCTTGCCCATCTTCACGATGGCACCTTCGGCCTGGTCTTCAAACCCTGGCTCGCGACCATAGATGTGGTTGAACCGGCGCGCGATTTCCCGGGTGATTTCGACATGGGAAACCTGATCCGCACCAACAGGCACTTTTCCTGCCCGGTAAACCAGAATATCTGCACTCTGAAGCAGCGGGTAACCGAGGAACCCGTAGGTCGCCAGATCCTTCTCCCGCAGCTTCTCCTGCTGATCCTTGAACGTCGGCACGCGTTCCAGCCACCCGAGGGGCGTGATCATCGAGAGCAGGAGATGCAGTTCGGCGTGCTCGGGCACCTGCGACTGGATAAACATCGTGGACGAGCCCGGGTTCACGCCGGCCGCCAGCCAATCAATGACCATATCCCAGACGCTTTGTTCAATGCCGGAGGGGTCATCGTAGTTGGTGGTGAGCGCGTGCCAGTCCGCCACAAAGAAAAAGCATTCGAATTCATGCTGGAGTTTAACCCAGTTTTTCAGCACACCGTGGTAGTGGCCAAGGTGAAGCTTGCCGGTCGGACGCATGCCGGACAAAACCCTTTGCTGGGAATCTACAGAACTCAAAGCACGAACTCCTTATTTGGTGTTGGAACCGCCATCATAGTTCAGGCGACCCGGCATTATAAATAAAAAACCCCCGCTCTGCAGGGCAGAAACGGGGGTTTTTACTGAAAGAAGGCCAGCTTACCAGCCAGTGACTTCCTTCAGGGCCTGACCGATCTCGGCCAGACTGCGTACGGTGCGAACACCAGCGTCTTCCAGGGCAGCAAACTTATCGTCCGCAGTACCCTTGCCACCGGAGATGATGGCGCCCGCATGGCCCATACGCTTGCCCGGAGGCGCAGTAACACCGGCGATGTAGGAAACCACCGGCTTGGAGACGTTCTGCTTGATGTAGGCCGCAGCTTCTTCCTCGGCGGTACCGCCGATCTCGCCAATCATCACAATGGCTTCTGTCTCGGGATCTTTCTCGAGCAGGGCCAGAATGTCGATGAAGTTGGAGCCCGGGATCGGGTCACCACCGATACCGATACAGGTGGACTGACCGTAGCCGAAGTCGGTTGTCTGCTTGACCGCTTCGTAAGTCAGGGTGCCTGAACGGGACACGATGCCAACCTTGCCCTTCTTGTGGATGTGGCCAGGCATGATGCCGATCTTGCACTCGTCCGGAGTGATAACACCCGGGCAGTTCGGACCAATCATGCGAACGCCTTTGCGATCCACGTATTCTTTGGCGTACAGCATATCGATAGTCGGGATACCTTCAGTGATACATACGATCAGCTGAATGCCGGCATCCGCCGCTTCGATGATGGCGTCCTTACAGAACGGCGCAGGCACGTAGATAACGGTCGCTTCAGCGCCGGTTGCTTCAACGGCGTCACGCACGGTGTTGAACACCGGCAGACCCAGATGCTCGGTACCGCCCTTGCCGGGGCTGACGCCACCAACCATCTTGGTGCCGTAGGCAATCGCCTGCTCTGAGTGGAAGGTGCCCTGTGCGCCGGTAAAGCCCTGACAGATAACCTTGGTGTCTTTGTTAATCAGGATGCTCATTATTTACCCCCTGCGGCTTTAACAACTTGCTCTGCCGCATTCGACAGACTGGTAGCGGCAATGATGTTCAGACCGCTCTCGGCGAGTACCTGAGTACCCTTCTCCGCGTTGTTGCCTTCAAGGCGAACCACAACAGGAACCTTGACGCCGACTTCCTTCACGGCACCTATGATGCCCTCTGCAATCATGTCGCAGCGAACGATACCACCGAAAATGTTGACCAGAACCGCCTTCACATTGGAGTCAGACAGGATGATCTTGAATGCCTCGGAAACACGCTCCTTGGTTGCACCGCCGCCAACGTCCAGGAAGTTGGCAGGCTGGCCGCCGGACAGCTTGATGATGTCCATGGTACCCATGGCCAGGCCGGCACCGTTGACCATGCAGCCGATGTTGCCTTCCAGGGCTACGTAGTTGAGCTCCCACTTGGCCGCTTCCGCTTCCCGGGAATCTTCCTGGGAGGGATCGTGCATCTCGTGGATCTTCTTCTGACGGTACAGTGCGTTGCCGTCGACGCCGACTTTGGCGTCCAGGCAGTGCAGATCACCAGCGGGGGTAATAACCAGCGGGTTGATCTCTACCAGTGCCAGATCGCACTCTTCGAACAGCTTGGCCAGACCAACGAAGATCTTGGTGAACTGGCCGATCTGCTTGCCTTCCAGGCCCAGCTTGAACGCAAGCTCGCGGCCCTGGTACGGCTGAGCGCCAACCAGCGGGTCGATTTCGGCTTTCAGGATCTTCTCGGGCGTTTCTTCGGCAACCTTCTCGATCTCAACACCACCTTCGGTGGAGGCCATGAACACGATGCGGCGAGTGCCACGGTCAACAACCGCGCCCAGGTAGAGCTCCTGGTCGATGTCGGTGAGGGATTCAACCAGGATCTTGCTCACCGGCTGGCCGTTTTCATCTGTCTGGTAGGTTACCAGGTTCTGGCCCAGCCACTTCTCGGCAAACTCACGGATCTCTTCTTTGCTCTTGACCAGCTTTACGCCGCCAGCCTTACCACGGCCACCTGCGTGAACCTGGGCTTTCACAACCCATGCATCACCGCCGATTTCACCAGCTGCGTCTACAGCTTCCTTCGGAGTATCACAGGCAATGCCCTTGGATACTGGCAGGCCATATTCAGCGAAAAGCTGTTTGCCCTGATATTCATGCAAATTCATAGTCAATGTCCCGAATTAAAAAATTCCTGGTTTGCGTTACTTCTTCTTGCGGCGGTTGGCGATGTGGATCGCGCCACCACCGACGGCCAGAGCTGCTTCATGCACGGACTCGGACAGAGTCGGATGTGCAAAACAGGTCAGGGCCAGATCTTCGGCGCTGGAACCGAATTCCATGGCGATTACGCCCTGGGCAACGATTTCAGAGGCCTGGGGACCAACTACATGGAAACCGACAATGCGGTCAGTTTTTGCGTCAGCAATGATCTTGACCAGACCGGACGCCGAGTTTGCAGCCATTGCACGACCGTTGGCCGCAAACGGGAAGGTACCTACGTTGTACTCTTCACCTTCTGCCTTCATCTGCTCTTCGGTTTTGCCAACCCAGGCAACTTCCGGGAAGGTGTAGACAACGTTCGGGATGCAGTCGTAGTTCACCTGAGGCTTGTGCCCGGCGATACGCTCCGCAACCATGATGCCTTCTTCAGACGCCTTGTGGGCCAGCATGGGTCCACGAACCACGTCACCGATCGCCCAGACACCCGGGGCTTCGGTTTTACAGTTGTCATCAACAAAGATGAAGCCGCGCTCATCCATCTGGACGCCGGAGTCTTCCGACAACAGGTTGTCGGTGTAGGGTCGACGACCAACAGCCACGATCAGCTTGTCGAACTTGGCTTCGTGCTTGCCCTTGGAATCCTCGTAGTTCACGTTCACCAGCTTGCGCTTTACTTCCGCGCCAGTCATACGTGCACCCATGACGATGTTCAGTCCCTGCTTCTGGAACTGTTTCAGGGCATCTTTTGCTACCTGCTGGTCAACGGCCGGCAGGAAGGTGTCTTGGGCTTCCAGAACGGTGACTTCCGCGCCCAGGCGGGCCCAGACACTGCCGAGCTCCAGGCCGATAACGCCGGCACCAATCACACCCAGACGCTTCGGCACCTCGGTGAACTCGAGGGCACCCTCGGAATCCACGATGTATTCGCCGTCGAAAGGCGCGGGCGGAATCTGGATCGGCTTGGAACCGGTGGCCAGAATGATGTTTTCGGCTTCGTAGGTCTTCGACTTGCCGTCCTTGTCGGTTACTTCCACCTTGCGGTTGGCCAGCAGTTTGCCGTGGCCATGGATGGAAGTCACGCCGTTAGACTTGAACAGGCCTGCGATACCGCCGGTCAGCTGCTTAACGATGCCGCTCTTGCGCTCCATCATCTTGCCGATGTCCATTTTGACATCCTTGGCGATGATGCCCTGCATCTCGAAATCGTGGCTGGATTCCTCAAACTTGTGGGAAATTTCCAGCAGCGCCTTGGAGGGGATGCAACCAACGTTCAGGCAGGTACCGCCCAGCACCTGTGCCTTACCGTCTTCTGAAGTCCAGGACTCGACACACGCGGTCTTGAGACCCAGCTGTGCCGCTTTGATGGCAGCTACGTAGCCCCCGGGGCCTGCACCAATGACAATGACGTCGTACTTATCAGACATACTTTTATCCCGTTTCCGATTCGTTAAATGTCGGCTCAGACGTCCAGCAGAATAC
This region includes:
- the scpB gene encoding SMC-Scp complex subunit ScpB; the encoded protein is MNEEHLLRIQAIAEAALLAAGKPLSLDQLRDLFSEEERPARQVMEHVMVLLEAACEGRGFELKKVASGYRIQVREEFAPWVGRLFEEKPQRYSRALLETLALIAYRQPITRGEIEDIRGVTVSSNIIRTLLEREWVRVVGHRDVPGRPAMYATTKQFLDYFNLTGLDQMPPLNEVRDLEEIGREIEKNMQAEIEFESTTAENDDESSSQTLH
- a CDS encoding segregation and condensation protein A, translated to MTEESTDQASPEAQDAAPEQSPLARVSGKPVVDLPKDLYIPPDALAVFLEAFEGPLDLLLYLIRRQNMNILDIDVSEITRQYMDYIGAVEAMRFELAAEYLVMAATLAEIKSRMLLPRQESDDEEEVDPRAELIRRLQQYERFKQAAEDIDELPRLERDTFAASAALPKMPSSQPHPDVDLREMLLALQGVLQRADLFTSHHVERERLSTRERMSAILSVLQDDHFVTFESLFTIEEGRLGVVVTFLATLELVKEQLIEVVQAEVLGPIHVRARAAS
- a CDS encoding tryptophan--tRNA ligase, yielding MSSVDSQQRVLSGMRPTGKLHLGHYHGVLKNWVKLQHEFECFFFVADWHALTTNYDDPSGIEQSVWDMVIDWLAAGVNPGSSTMFIQSQVPEHAELHLLLSMITPLGWLERVPTFKDQQEKLREKDLATYGFLGYPLLQSADILVYRAGKVPVGADQVSHVEITREIARRFNHIYGREPGFEDQAEGAIVKMGKKNAKLYRNLKRRYQEEGDMDALETARALLKEQQNISLGDRERLYGYIEGGGKVILPEPQPLLTPESKLPGLDGQKMSKSYDNYIGLREEPDSVAQKVRTMQTDPQRVRRTDPGEPEKCPVWGMHKIYSDADTQEWVQTGCRSAGIGCLDCKKPLIDAIVEEQRPLHERAREYEGNPDLVHSILQEGREHARDAARDTLEEVRAAMGLHYR
- the sucD gene encoding succinate--CoA ligase subunit alpha translates to MSILINKDTKVICQGFTGAQGTFHSEQAIAYGTKMVGGVSPGKGGTEHLGLPVFNTVRDAVEATGAEATVIYVPAPFCKDAIIEAADAGIQLIVCITEGIPTIDMLYAKEYVDRKGVRMIGPNCPGVITPDECKIGIMPGHIHKKGKVGIVSRSGTLTYEAVKQTTDFGYGQSTCIGIGGDPIPGSNFIDILALLEKDPETEAIVMIGEIGGTAEEEAAAYIKQNVSKPVVSYIAGVTAPPGKRMGHAGAIISGGKGTADDKFAALEDAGVRTVRSLAEIGQALKEVTGW
- the sucC gene encoding ADP-forming succinate--CoA ligase subunit beta, coding for MNLHEYQGKQLFAEYGLPVSKGIACDTPKEAVDAAGEIGGDAWVVKAQVHAGGRGKAGGVKLVKSKEEIREFAEKWLGQNLVTYQTDENGQPVSKILVESLTDIDQELYLGAVVDRGTRRIVFMASTEGGVEIEKVAEETPEKILKAEIDPLVGAQPYQGRELAFKLGLEGKQIGQFTKIFVGLAKLFEECDLALVEINPLVITPAGDLHCLDAKVGVDGNALYRQKKIHEMHDPSQEDSREAEAAKWELNYVALEGNIGCMVNGAGLAMGTMDIIKLSGGQPANFLDVGGGATKERVSEAFKIILSDSNVKAVLVNIFGGIVRCDMIAEGIIGAVKEVGVKVPVVVRLEGNNAEKGTQVLAESGLNIIAATSLSNAAEQVVKAAGGK
- the lpdA gene encoding dihydrolipoyl dehydrogenase encodes the protein MSDKYDVIVIGAGPGGYVAAIKAAQLGLKTACVESWTSEDGKAQVLGGTCLNVGCIPSKALLEISHKFEESSHDFEMQGIIAKDVKMDIGKMMERKSGIVKQLTGGIAGLFKSNGVTSIHGHGKLLANRKVEVTDKDGKSKTYEAENIILATGSKPIQIPPAPFDGEYIVDSEGALEFTEVPKRLGVIGAGVIGLELGSVWARLGAEVTVLEAQDTFLPAVDQQVAKDALKQFQKQGLNIVMGARMTGAEVKRKLVNVNYEDSKGKHEAKFDKLIVAVGRRPYTDNLLSEDSGVQMDERGFIFVDDNCKTEAPGVWAIGDVVRGPMLAHKASEEGIMVAERIAGHKPQVNYDCIPNVVYTFPEVAWVGKTEEQMKAEGEEYNVGTFPFAANGRAMAANSASGLVKIIADAKTDRIVGFHVVGPQASEIVAQGVIAMEFGSSAEDLALTCFAHPTLSESVHEAALAVGGGAIHIANRRKKK